GTAATAGAAGTAACGCCCATGCACTTTCATTCTACGTTTGGGTGTTTTGCGTTTCTCCCATTTTATCGGTATTTTTCGGTATTTTGGGATGTATTTTATTCCACCCACGCATATCACTCCCGTTGCATGCAGACTTGAGAAATGCATACAcccttcaaaacaaacaaacaatcaaagagaaaaagaaaagacAGAAGATAATTTTAATGGTAAAAAAGGTGAAACTTCACACgtgtgtttctgtttacttGAGTCCAAAGATGGTGTCAAAGTCAGTGCTTTGTATGGCCACCATTGGTAGTAATTACCACTCGGTACCGTCTCGGCACAGACTTGGTAAGTCAAAGGAGTTGTTCTTACGGAATTCTTTAACACTCTTCCTGCAATGCGGGGGCCAGTTGTGGAAGTGTCCGAGACGTATTTGGGCCTCGGCTACCACAACGATCGAGTTCGTCCCATCATGTTCTATCGGGTTTAGATCTAGTGGTCGGCAAGACACCGACGTAAGAATTAGTAAGGTAGCGGGCCGTGACCCATACTGTAAGTGCAATAGCGTTGCTATGCTGGATCACCTCCCTCTGTCGGTCCACAGTCGGGGCATGTGAGGAGCAAGCACTTTGCTGATCTGCCGATTTGCTGTCAAATTCAGCTGAATCGCCTCTAATGAGATAGTTTTGAGCTGGATATCCCGGGTTAAATTCCCCTAGCTGAtaggtacaatgcatgaagccgaATTCGTTTGTCCagcgccctgatattgctggaacattgtgtCTGaactcatactcactcactcactcacgactaTTTTCCAGTGAAGCGCCAGGGCACCATATTCCAAGAACAAGTTTTGCAACTTTCGCCGGGAAACTTGGAGTGATGTGAtataagggacgtaactctgaaTTACAGATCTAACATCTTCCTTGTCGAGTCGCTATCACCTGATCACAACATAGGTAAGACAGGCAGATGTTCACGTGCTGAAAATAACTGCTGCAGATATTGctagtccagcatataactaaACGACTTTgcactataccaaggtgtgctcgatgtaggccttggctgaaatacgagtttattcatatgaactacaGATATTGCCAGCCTGGGTATTGAGGTACAGCCAGTATATTAATAACCATTTGCTGATTTCTATCTATCCTCTGCACTGTAGTTATGTAAACTCAGGATGCCAATGATGGTGTTGACTATTtgtggtgacgtcattcgacTCATTGTCCGTTGACCTTTGCCGAGTGGTTAGTGACAGACTCGTGCCAGTTATATTGGGCTGCTTGACGTGATTTCaatagacttacatgttatgTCAGTCCAGGATAAATTTTTCTGAATTCAATGTTCTTAAGAGCCAAGAAcatcacataatttctgtttatttttcCGTTGCTTATTTATGGAATGGCAACAGTTTTATCAGTATGTGTACAGTGCACATAACACCTTTAACATGGCAGCCTTTGAGATTGTGGAACCAGAATGTACAGATAAATGTTATGTCATTTGTTAAATAGTGGTCAGAGAATCCAGGGACCGTATACCGATATAGGGTCCCTGAAGAATCGAACTAAAATTATGTGCGCAGTGTAGAGATGATTTCAAATTTGCCTGTCAAATATAACAAGATCCTACATAAACAGTCAATTCATGAAAATTCTTTATGCTATACTGAAATAACATTTAAGCCAATGGAAATTAATTCAAGTGGCCGAATATAACTAGCACGGGTCTGTAAATCATAAATGGGGTCAGTCTGGGACCAATGCCATCCATATTTGGTGTCTGAGTCAGCGAAACATAATTTCTTGACGATACTGCTAGCACAACCATGCTTGATTGTGAATACATAATGCCATTTACAaagttttcaaatatatatgaaatCCGTGAAGGTcatagaatagaccttcagcaacccaagcttgccaggaaaggtgactatacttgtctaaagaggcagctaacaggattgggtggtcaggctctcggacttggttgacacatgtcatcagtcttgattttttacagactgccaccatacagctggaatattgcggagtgcagcgtaatacttaactcactcattcactcactcaaatatatatgatgattactgagaaagtgtaatcccaacatgtgttacatgtatTATTGCTTTCATATTCAAATGCAGTTATGAATAAGATTATTTGGCTTAATTCCAGAATTTTTAGGTGTACAAATGCaagcacaggggcttgtaactgTAAATACTGCTATCAAGTTATATACTGTCATGGATGAGGTCGTAATACTATGTAGAATCATTTTGCATATTActaagagtaagtgagtttagttttatgccacattcagcaatattgcaactatatgacagcagtttgtaaataattgagtctagaccacACAATCCCGTGGTctagagcatgagcatcaatctgcacaattgcaATCTgcaccaatgacatgtgcctgtcaaccaagtcagcgagcctgaccctgaccaccctatcccgttagttgcGATAtctattgcaatatattgcaaaatGCTTTTTAGCAAAAAACTGCTTTTTATCAAGTTAATGCTTGATTTATAAAGCAAAAGCACAACACAATCACTATGCTTGATTCAGCCTTAATTAAAATGTTACTCATGACAAAGTAACTATGTAACAATATTAATGGCACAAATGCAACAAGGAAAAAACTATTTATTATCACAGAAGCTACTAGTCTGAACCACTGTCTCCACTCTCAAAAAGGTCTTGAGGTCTTAAGCAGCAACTTGACCTGGTCAGGACAAAGATTAGAGATTACTGGTCACccatgagtaaatatttaaaacaatcaGAGCCAAAACACTGCGAAACACCTGGACAAAAACTATGAACACAACTTCAAACAGACCTTAACAATCCAGTTAAATGTGATTTTCACCACAATTATTCCCAACACAATTACCACAGTTGCCATATGATGAAGAtcctcatcatcaccaccatcatcatcatcatcagcagcagcagcagcagcagcagcatcacacCATTCCCACAAACATCACCATTAATCACAATAAatatcactatcatcatcaatGATCATCATCACCTCACTACTGTTTGTGTGAAAAACAGAAATATCCAAATATTTCCCTGTGTTACAAAGTTTTGCGACTGCCTGTCAAATACCGGTTTTTGATCTGAAGCAGTTAAACCGGTTGGTTATATTGCGCTGACCTATAAATGATAACCGTGTGATATAAATGCTGATATTTCCAAATTACAACCCTATTTAAACCCTATTTAAAACACACAATAGCAGTGCCACTCTTGAAACAGTCTTTCTGTCTATTGTTAGTTACATGAAATTTCCTGTTTTCAGTTCAGTTGAGTTCAgtttagtgagtaagtgagtgattaTCTAGGTGTGTGATATTAGAGGCCATTATATGCATTTGgaatttaattttacgccgcactcagcaatattccagtcatatggcagcagtctgtaaataatcgagcctggacgcAACaagacagtgatcaacagcatgaacattgatctgcgcagttTGGAgccgatgacacatgtcaaccaagtcagcgagcctgaccacccaatcctctaggttgcctcttacgacaaccatagtcaccttttgtggtaagtatgggtttctgaagacctattctaccccgtatcttcatgggtctatGTATATGGAAAGTAGGCTTTGGGGTCAATCAAGATGGTAGAACAGATTTCAGTTATAAGAACTGATTTGAAACGTGGGAGTTGACAAGCCAGTGGAAATTATGTGTGCATGGGACGTTTAATCTCCCTAGGTGTACTTGACTGGTCTAAGTCCACGTATTATCACTGTATGTTTCAATTTCATTATGTCACTGAATTGTGTCTGTTAGCAGCATTTAAAAATTGTTATAGATGAACAAGACATTTTTATGGATTTCCATATGACTACTTGATATGGGTTATTTGTCATTTGCTCGGTCGTGCATCAAGGTGAAGTGCAAAAGTCGGCCATATAGGAGCACATGGCACATTACCCAAATAATGTCATCATTTGGAATGACATCAGGGTGTTTCAAGCAATAAAAATGAGTAGTTTTAGAGAATAATACCAGTGGATGTGGATATTAGAAGACATAAACTGGCAATAAATCATGATCAAAGCATCTACCTGCCAAGCACATCAGATTTCTTGATTAACTTTTGATGAGCCCTTGATAAAAGTGATGCCCAATTTCTATTCATTTTGTAAAGCCTACAATCATGTAACCATTGACTGTGTATTAACAATACAAGTTTCAACTGTATTATCATTAATCATGTAGTTAACAGTTCTAGTTTTTAACTTCACCTACACTGCACTCTTTCTTGTGGATTGTGATGTCACATGCATTGTCAGAGGCCCAGATAAGCTACATATCTGGGCAAAATACGCATAGAAAATTTCCAGTTAcgctttgaaaaataattgttaCCAGTTACGTCTCTAAACTTTTTGATATgcagaaagtttaaaacataCATGCGTACGTAGGATATTGATTATAATGGTTTGCATGATGAAAAAGACATTGATTGCAATCTGTCTGTAGTATTAGTATAgaactagtgttgtactgtcagtatagaactagtgttgtactgtcagtatagaactagtgttgtactgtcagtatagaactagtgttgtactgtcagtatagaactattgttgtactgtcagtataggactagtgttgtactgtcagtatagaactagtgttgtactgtcagtatagaactagtgttgtactgtcagtatagaactagtgttgtactgtcagtatagaactagtgttgtactgtcagtatagaactagtgttgtactgtcagtataggactagtgttgtactgtcagtatagaactagtgttgtactgtcagtataggactagtgttgtactgtcagtatagaactagtgttgtactgtcagtatagaactagtgttgtactgtcagtatagaactagtgttgtactgtcagtatagaactagtgttgtactgtcagtatatgaTGAGTgttattttatgaaataatttcCGTTATGTCAAAGTTGGCTTCTAATTAGATATGATTAAGACAGTACATGCCTGTTTAGTAAACATTACTcaatgacatatatacataggtgAGTATAATCGCTGAAAGTAGTGGGTAACAGAAAATGTGTTACCCACTCAACATGCATAATACCCACTCACCCAAAATACAGTGGGTACACTATGACCTGaatcttatctggagctctgcatTGTAATATAAGAACACAGTTGTCACATTATGGTGTGGATGTCATAGTGACAACTGTCACTTCACCTGATAAAGGTATCTGTTACGATCCCAGAACGTTGTGTgggaaaaaataaatatagaaGCTTACATCCATTAAATATCTTGTCACTGAATTGTTAATATGTGCGGAAAAATAGCTGATTTCACGGATTTACAGTATGAAAATTCCTGCATAAAAATTGACAATGGACCCAATGAAAGAGATTAACGGGTCCACATGGACCCAACGAAAGAGATTAGTGGGTCCACATGGACCCAACGAAAGAGATTAGCAggtccacatggatacaatgaaaGAGATTAGTGGGTCCACATGGACCCAACGAAAGAGATTAGTGGGTCCACATGGAACCAACGAAAGAGATTAGCAggtccacatggatacaatgaaaGAGATTAGTGGGTCCACATGGACCCAACGAAAGAGATTAGTGGGTCCAAATGGACACAAAAGAAAGTCcaaattttttaaatgttgatcaagtaacaataagttatcactgagtctgcTACTAACCgggttatggtatcatttgcagtgtaatgatcatgatacacaatacaataatagTAACTGAATTGCAACAGTATAATGACatagtattaataataatgTTTAAGTGTCTATGATCCCCATTTTGTAGTCCAGGAACCCTGAAAATTAAGAGTGTGAgtcccagggaccctcaaaCACAGGACTGTAGGTGGTAAATCCCTGTGGTTATAtttttgttaatgttttttTGTCTTTCAGTTTGATGTCCAGAACTTTAAGCACAATGGTTACAATATGCAAGAACCTGTCCAGCACTATTACCCTGAATGATGGATATACCATGCCTATGTTTGGTTTGGGGATGTACCTCAGCAAGTCAGGCTCTGGTGCTAGTGCTGAGAGAGCTGTCACTTATGCACTGAAAAACGGGTACAAGTTGATAGACACTGCAGAATTTTATGGGTAAGATCCAAAACCTAAGAGACATTTATAAATCTGTCAGCATCTGTGAATGTTTATCAAAGTCTGTCTTTTGGTGCCTGGACAGATAGATGGTTATTGAATTTAaactttgttttaaaatatttaaaatccaTTTACAGTAACATGATGGTAGTTATTCTAAGTTGACGAATACCTAAAGTAAAATCTTTCATTGTCATATTCACCTAACAGCAAGCATGTCAGAATTAGTTGCATGTACAAGGGAGTATATACCGAATATTACTAAAGATAAACAGACCCCCTAACTTGACCCTTAAAATCAGTGTCAGAATGGTATATTTGGTGCATAAGCCAACCTCCACTTATCACGGAGGTCCTAATCACAGCCAAGACAACTGACAATTACCATTTTGGATGTAAAATGTGAGAACTGAACAGAGGTTCAAAATTTTTTTAAAAGCgtcttgccacagggcaagtgacttcaagaaagtcacttgccctgattttatgacacaatgtttgatgttaatgtttactggactatttatcgaagaatttcaaagaatgatagctctaaattactattattgcgaaatgtaatagctacattatgagcagatatgaaacaaaatccaagtttattggcacagtaagtggaaattatccaGTAGTCAAGTAAGATACTATTATTTGATTACCCAACATGAAAAATGACCGATCCGGGCatcgggcaatgggatttttgaacccctgctgAACCCCAAGCGATCACTGTTGGTATCAACAACAAGATGGTAGTTTTCATCATAATGttaaaaatgaatatttatgaaaacatattgCGTTTACTTACAGCTTGAAATGAAGTTCAACTGACACACAAAATGGACACACATGctttaaatcatgaaattaaagcCTCCCAAATTTAATGCAAATGTACAGATCATTCCTTTTCTTTTCACACTTGCTATTTACCACTTAACCTGAACTGAATCTTGTTAAGAAATAAATGATTTGAGCTGACAGTGTTTTGATTACACTGCCCTGTTTCATCACATGATTGCTTGCTTATACTTGTTTTATAGCAACAGTTATAAATGTCATCCAAATGGTTGGCAAAGACTCTGAAATGATCCTGCGTGATTGGAGACTGTCCGGTCTGGCTGAGATGCTTTAGTGACCTCAATCAGTGACCAGTGATTGTAATCAGTGATAGACACATTATGACTTGAGATATCTGTAATGAGGAAGTGACTCGGGTAGCtcagtgtttaaagtgtttgccCATCAAGACAAAAGGCCTGGGTTtgcttccccacatgggtgcaaagtgtgaagcccatttctgatgtcccaaaCTGTCCCAAATTGCTGGTATACTGCtgaaactggtgtaaaattctTAGCATCAGTTCATCACATGAATCAGTCTGTTGGTAGACTATTAATCCAAAACTGATATGTCTGCAAACTCATCATCaagtacatgttttatgtttttcattgaCTGAAATAAGTTAGGAATGTTGAGCGGGGTTTactgaatgatgatgatgatgatgtatttttaacAGAGGTTTCCGTTTGACCAGGATCAACTTACATAGTTTGTTTTGGGAACATATTTGAGGGACATATTATATTTTAGGAATGAAAGTGATGTTGGCCGAGGCATCAAGGCATCAGGACTTAGAAGAGAAGAGTATTTTGTTGTCACGAAAGTCTGGACCAATGGAGCAGACGTGTGTCGTTCTGCATTCACAACAAGTCTTAAGAAGTAAGTTTTGAAAACAAGAACTGCCTTGTAGCAGGATTATATGATACAATCTATTTTCATGCAATGATATCTAATCACAGAATACTTCTCAGTCATTATTTGAGAATACACCCATGAAGGTCTATattacaactgatcttcagtaagccatgcttgtcgtgagaggcgagtaacggaaggatcagatcgatgcttatgctgttgatcactgaattgtctggcccagacttaattatttacaaacccctgacatatagctggaatgttgctgagttcggcataaaaactcactcactctttgagaATAATTCATTACATATTCTTTCACCCAGACCACTTCACTTTTGTAATATTCACTTGTTAAAACACAAGCCACATGACAGTCACTGATGTCTGTTGTAGATAGAAAAGGAGttcatttttttcatcatgtttatgtCAAACTTGTTGAGTATGTTTTAATTTGATTAACATTTGTTTTTCCCATGTTTGTGCAGGTTGGATATTGGATATATTGATCTCTACCTTATCCACTCTCCCGGGAAGGGGAAGATAGTTGAAACCTATAAAACCATGATGGACTTTCAGAAACAGGGACTTGTCAAGTGAGCCACCACACTGTTACTATtcactttgtttgtttgtttgtttgtttcgttgGTTGGTTGCATGACTGGTTGTTTGGCTGTTTGCTTGActgactggttggttggttggttgtttttttccTTTGTTTGTTCAATATTCTGATGTCAATAAAAGTGATAGGCAATCAAGTTTGACAGTTGCTTAGCTCAAATGTCATCCTGAACATTATTCCAGTTAATCATTTACAACTAAAGTAATTTGTTAGCCATCCAAACAATCACAATGATCTCTTACATAAATGGTGATTTGGGGGAACAGCTTCCCTTTAAGTTTATCATAACATTCAGCTGATACTgacagggtggtcaggctctgtgCTTTAATATATTGCATGTCAAAGAGCTCCAAAGGTTGGAATGTTTCACTTTCTACCAATCATTGTTTTGCCAGATCGAGACTTGATATTATCTGACAACCGTGGTGTCAGATATCACCAATGGAAACACTGAATTATGTTGACTCATTCACATCAATTATCAGATCAATTGGTGTGTCCAACTTTGGAGTGCATCACCTTGAAGGAATGAAAGCTGCAGGTTTGCCTACGCCAACAGTCAACCAGATCGAGCTCCACCCTTGGATGAAGAAGAAGGACATTGTCCAGTACTGTCGGGCCAACAATATTGCTGTCATGGGTTACTCACCCCTTGTGAAGGGTCAACGATTTAATGAGCCAAGTTTGGTGGAAGTTGCAGAGAGGTATGGAGTGTTTGTGTCCATTTCCTAATATTGTTAAGATGATGTGATACCTGCATTTTCCCTTGTATTTCATGTGAAATGAAGTGTATGATCACCAGTGTGATCCATTGCTGCTCATTTCTCTCTAAACAAAACAACTGGTTCAGATAATGTCACTAGTAATTAGGACTACCCGATGTTAACgatatatcacaatacacttTTCAAACGATACACAATGCAATATTTTTTTTGAGAACCGGTATATTGGCTAAAGAACACATATGAAGTTTTTGTGCTTCTCTTTATGAATCAAAATCTACATAGattttcattcacaacaaatattttccttTTTTATTCAGTGACAAAAACAGCATTCTGTAATACTATAAATTGTAAGACAAAGAAAATGGAATCATTGACTATGCAACCTTATTTTGAGATCGCTGTTATCAGAACTATTACATATATGTTAAGGGATTAATCATGTACAAAATAGGACTGACATGCACAATTAGTGTCACTCATTGTCAAACACTCAAGTTCCTAATATATAGCAATACAAGGACATGAATTGCAATAAATTGTGCTACAATTTATTTACACTTGCACAATCCTCATTATAATACACTTGTTAGAGATACAAAATATCTCGTCTGCAAGGAGACTTGGCCCATGTTCTAAAAAATGTAAGGCTGAAGAAACATAGCTTCTGATAGAAAGCTTACTTCAGATCGCTTCTACATACTATGATTAAatagagtagtatagggaatgacagttctaaaacactttcaagaaatgtctctacaaagccttatttagtaaataaggctttggttgggaccttagctcttgctactattacccctactacaaaaaggttgggtgtctatgaaacagtttaccgtgta
This portion of the Haliotis asinina isolate JCU_RB_2024 chromosome 10, JCU_Hal_asi_v2, whole genome shotgun sequence genome encodes:
- the LOC137298944 gene encoding glyoxal reductase-like; the encoded protein is MSRTLSTMVTICKNLSSTITLNDGYTMPMFGLGMYLSKSGSGASAERAVTYALKNGYKLIDTAEFYGNESDVGRGIKASGLRREEYFVVTKVWTNGADVCRSAFTTSLKKLDIGYIDLYLIHSPGKGKIVETYKTMMDFQKQGLVKSIGVSNFGVHHLEGMKAAGLPTPTVNQIELHPWMKKKDIVQYCRANNIAVMGYSPLVKGQRFNEPSLVEVAERLGRTTAEVLIRYSVQMGYITIPKSDKPERILGNTSVFEWEIPQLDMDVLNSFPESSCTWNPCLFPWNG